A genomic segment from Pediococcus acidilactici encodes:
- a CDS encoding site-specific DNA-methyltransferase, translating to MIEFRTKSQETLAKRGFLNNIIQGDSIEKMSKIPDDSVDMVLVDLPYGTTQNKWDSVIPLDKLWEQYHRIVKLNGAMVFTASGVFTARLMLSNVNEYKYKYVWEKSKATNFLNAKKQPLRKHEDILVFYRRQPTYHPQMTYGEAYSKGIRKDQVTGSYGDFQPTFVKSKGSRYPVDVLYFKTAEAEGPVLHPTQKPVELGRYLIRTFTDPGDIVLDNTSGSGSFLVAALKEGRNFIGIEKNKDVALFKKHPVDYIEVTKRRIKEAITTMKINEKETLKNVIAVNLTKEAHINE from the coding sequence GTGATAGAATTTAGAACAAAATCTCAAGAAACACTAGCCAAAAGAGGCTTTTTAAATAACATTATACAAGGTGATTCTATAGAAAAAATGTCTAAAATTCCAGATGATTCCGTGGATATGGTTTTAGTTGACTTACCCTACGGAACAACCCAAAATAAATGGGATAGTGTTATACCCTTGGATAAACTTTGGGAACAATATCATCGGATTGTAAAGTTGAATGGAGCTATGGTATTTACGGCATCTGGGGTGTTTACTGCCCGTTTAATGCTTTCAAATGTAAATGAATATAAGTATAAATATGTTTGGGAAAAGTCTAAAGCTACGAACTTTTTAAATGCAAAAAAGCAACCTTTGAGAAAGCATGAAGATATTCTTGTATTTTATAGAAGACAACCAACATATCATCCTCAGATGACTTATGGAGAAGCCTACTCTAAAGGAATACGAAAAGATCAGGTAACTGGATCATATGGTGACTTTCAACCGACGTTTGTTAAAAGCAAAGGTAGTCGATACCCGGTTGATGTACTTTATTTTAAAACTGCAGAAGCTGAAGGCCCAGTTCTGCATCCTACGCAGAAACCTGTAGAACTTGGTCGATATCTTATTAGAACATTCACTGACCCTGGCGATATAGTTCTTGATAATACTTCTGGATCAGGATCGTTCTTAGTAGCTGCGTTGAAAGAAGGGCGTAATTTTATTGGTATTGAAAAAAATAAGGATGTTGCTTTATTTAAGAAGCATCCGGTAGACTATATTGAAGTGACAAAGCGTAGAATAAAAGAAGCGATTACAACAATGAAAATAAATGAAAAAGAAACTTTAAAAAATGTTATTGCTGTAAACTTGACTAAGGAGGCGCATATCAATGAATGA